A genomic window from Agreia sp. COWG includes:
- a CDS encoding BMP family protein: protein MSKTIRRAAMGGIATLGLAALLAGCASAPAETGSTDAAGSKALPCMVSDAGGFDDKSFNQAGFEGLNEAAKKLGVEPITVQSDSETDFAPNISSLVDQGCTLIVTVGFALADATSAAAKANPDVEFAIIDDASITADNVKPITFDTAGAAFLAGYAAADYSKTGTVATWGGMNFPTVTIFMDGFAQGVKYYNEQKSKSVKVLGYDLANPDSATFTGGFEANDVAKTTAQNFIDQGADVLLPVGGPIYQSAGVAIQESGKAISLVGVDSDLYESDPTYKDLYLTSILKGIKTATSTVVSDAAAGDFKSEPYVGTLDNDGVGMASFHDFESKVNSSLQGEIDDIKAKIISGDIKVTSYLNK, encoded by the coding sequence TTGAGCAAGACCATTCGCCGTGCCGCCATGGGTGGCATCGCCACCCTCGGCCTCGCCGCACTTCTCGCCGGGTGCGCATCTGCGCCCGCCGAAACCGGTTCGACCGACGCCGCTGGCTCGAAGGCGCTTCCCTGCATGGTGTCCGACGCCGGTGGCTTCGACGACAAGTCCTTCAACCAGGCCGGCTTCGAGGGCCTGAACGAGGCCGCGAAGAAGCTCGGCGTCGAGCCCATCACGGTTCAGTCCGATTCCGAGACCGACTTCGCGCCGAACATCTCGAGCCTCGTCGACCAGGGCTGCACGCTCATCGTCACGGTCGGCTTCGCGCTGGCCGATGCGACCAGCGCAGCCGCGAAGGCGAACCCCGACGTCGAGTTCGCCATCATCGACGACGCGTCCATCACGGCCGACAACGTCAAGCCGATCACGTTCGACACCGCCGGTGCCGCGTTCCTCGCCGGATACGCCGCCGCCGACTACTCCAAGACGGGCACCGTCGCGACCTGGGGCGGAATGAACTTCCCCACCGTCACCATCTTCATGGACGGCTTCGCCCAGGGCGTCAAGTACTACAACGAGCAGAAGTCCAAGTCCGTCAAGGTGCTGGGCTACGACCTCGCCAACCCCGATTCCGCCACGTTCACCGGCGGCTTCGAGGCGAATGACGTCGCCAAGACCACCGCCCAGAACTTCATCGACCAGGGCGCCGACGTGCTGCTCCCCGTCGGTGGACCGATCTACCAGAGCGCGGGCGTCGCGATCCAGGAGTCCGGCAAGGCCATCTCCCTGGTGGGCGTCGACTCCGACCTGTACGAGAGCGACCCGACCTACAAAGACCTCTACCTGACGTCGATCCTCAAGGGCATCAAGACCGCGACCTCCACGGTCGTCTCCGATGCCGCCGCCGGCGACTTCAAGAGCGAGCCCTACGTCGGAACCCTCGACAACGATGGCGTCGGCATGGCGTCCTTCCACGACTTCGAGTCGAAGGTCAACAGCTCGCTGCAGGGCGAGATCGACGACATCAAGGCGAAGATCATCTCGGGCGACATCAAGGTCACCTCGTACCTGAACAAGTAG
- a CDS encoding ABC transporter ATP-binding protein, with translation MKLELRGITKRFGALTANDHIDLTIEEGEIHCLLGENGAGKSTLMNVLYGLYKAEEGDILLDDVVQHFTGPGDAMAAGIGMVHQHFMLIPVFTVAENVMLGHEKTNAAGVLDLGAARQKVREISERFGFDVDPDALVDDLPVGVQQRVEIIKALSRDAKVLVFDEPTAVLTPQETDELMSIMRQLKAAGTSIVFITHKLREVREVADRITVIRLGKVVGEASPTATNAELASLMVGRAVELTVHKEPATPGSDAFVVSGLSVIDPHGQLVVNNVSFDVRAGEILAIAGVQGNGQTELTEAIMGLQPRVRGEITLDGTSIRGLSVKQVLAAGIGFVPEDRKEDGLVGEFTIAENLMLDRSDGPPFVKRGTLQLNYLAEFAEQKSKEFDVRSQGITTPVGRLSGGNQQKVVLARELSRDLRLFMAAQPTRGIDVGSIEFVHKRIVATRDAGIPVIVVSTELDEVVALADRIAVMYRGAIVGIVPGDTPRDVLGLMMAGEVPESVISPPEGAAA, from the coding sequence ATGAAGCTCGAACTCCGCGGCATCACGAAACGCTTCGGCGCCCTGACGGCCAATGACCACATCGACCTCACCATCGAAGAGGGTGAGATCCACTGTCTCCTCGGCGAGAACGGTGCAGGTAAGTCCACGCTGATGAACGTTCTCTACGGTCTCTACAAAGCCGAAGAGGGCGACATCCTGCTCGACGACGTCGTGCAGCACTTCACGGGCCCCGGCGACGCCATGGCGGCCGGCATCGGCATGGTCCACCAGCACTTCATGCTCATCCCCGTCTTCACGGTCGCCGAGAACGTCATGCTCGGGCACGAGAAGACCAATGCCGCCGGCGTGCTCGACCTCGGGGCAGCGCGTCAGAAGGTACGCGAGATCAGCGAGAGGTTCGGCTTCGACGTCGACCCCGACGCACTCGTCGACGACCTTCCCGTGGGGGTGCAGCAGCGGGTCGAGATCATCAAGGCCCTCTCTCGCGATGCGAAGGTGCTCGTCTTCGACGAGCCGACCGCCGTGCTCACACCGCAGGAGACCGACGAGCTGATGTCGATCATGCGCCAGCTCAAGGCCGCCGGTACCTCGATCGTCTTCATCACGCACAAGCTGCGCGAGGTGCGCGAAGTGGCCGACCGCATCACCGTCATCCGGCTCGGCAAGGTCGTGGGCGAGGCATCGCCCACCGCCACGAACGCCGAACTCGCCTCCCTGATGGTGGGCCGCGCCGTCGAACTGACCGTGCACAAAGAACCTGCGACGCCGGGGTCAGACGCGTTCGTGGTCTCCGGTCTGAGCGTCATCGACCCCCACGGCCAGCTGGTCGTCAACAATGTCAGTTTCGACGTGCGCGCAGGAGAGATCCTCGCGATAGCCGGAGTGCAGGGAAACGGCCAGACCGAGCTCACCGAGGCCATCATGGGCCTGCAGCCTCGGGTGCGCGGCGAGATCACCCTCGACGGAACGTCGATCAGGGGCCTGTCCGTGAAGCAGGTACTGGCTGCGGGCATCGGCTTCGTGCCGGAGGATCGCAAAGAAGACGGTCTCGTCGGGGAGTTCACCATCGCCGAGAACCTGATGCTCGACCGCAGCGACGGGCCGCCCTTCGTCAAGCGCGGCACGCTGCAGTTGAACTACCTCGCCGAGTTCGCCGAGCAGAAGTCGAAGGAATTCGACGTGCGCAGCCAGGGCATCACCACGCCCGTCGGTCGACTCTCCGGTGGCAACCAGCAGAAGGTGGTGTTGGCACGCGAGCTCAGCCGTGACCTGCGCCTCTTCATGGCGGCCCAGCCCACACGGGGAATCGACGTCGGTTCCATCGAGTTCGTGCACAAGCGCATCGTGGCGACACGTGACGCCGGCATCCCCGTGATCGTCGTCTCCACCGAACTCGACGAGGTCGTCGCGCTCGCCGACCGCATCGCGGTCATGTACCGCGGTGCCATCGTCGGCATCGTTCCTGGAGACACCCCCCGCGACGTTCTCGGCCTCATGATGGCCGGCGAAGTACCCGAATCCGTCATCTCTCCACCCGAAGGAGCGGCCGCGTGA
- a CDS encoding ABC transporter permease: MPATGSTADPRPPASTEEPRWHGVMREIVGGSAMISVLAVVLAMVAGGILIALTDDKVNAAAGYFFARPGDLLKAIWDSVAGAYSSLFQGAVYNFRRPGFVAGIKPLTDTLTFATPLIAAGLGVGLAFRVGLFNIGGRGQMLIAAACAGWVSWSFDLPYGLHLILAVAAGIIGGALWGGVVGLLKARTGAHEVIVTIMLNFVALYLVSFMLKTPGLLQAPGSNNPKTPAAMPTAVFPDLLGPSFNLHWGFVFVIAATVYVWYLLNRSKLGFQFRAVGENPNAARVAGISVNKMYIYAMLFSGGLVGLAGVAQVLGTVTTGFGSGIDAGIGFDAITVALLGRSKPWGIFFAGILFGAFKAGGFAMQASEGIPIDIVVVIQSLIVLFIAAPPLVRAVFRLPKPSGVKLFRARSVRAAVTK, encoded by the coding sequence ATGCCCGCAACCGGCTCGACCGCCGACCCCCGGCCGCCGGCATCCACCGAGGAGCCGCGCTGGCACGGTGTGATGCGCGAGATCGTCGGGGGAAGCGCCATGATCTCGGTTCTCGCCGTTGTTCTCGCCATGGTCGCCGGAGGCATCCTGATCGCCCTGACCGACGACAAGGTCAACGCGGCCGCCGGATACTTCTTCGCCCGCCCGGGCGACCTGCTGAAGGCGATCTGGGATTCGGTCGCCGGCGCCTACTCGTCACTGTTCCAGGGAGCGGTGTACAACTTCAGGCGCCCCGGCTTCGTCGCGGGCATCAAGCCCCTCACCGATACCCTCACCTTCGCGACGCCGCTCATCGCGGCCGGCCTCGGCGTCGGCCTTGCGTTCCGCGTCGGCCTGTTCAACATCGGTGGGCGCGGCCAGATGCTCATCGCCGCCGCCTGCGCCGGCTGGGTCAGCTGGTCGTTCGATCTCCCCTACGGCCTCCACCTGATTCTGGCTGTCGCGGCAGGCATCATCGGCGGTGCCCTGTGGGGCGGCGTGGTGGGCCTCTTGAAGGCGCGCACCGGTGCGCACGAGGTGATCGTGACGATCATGCTCAACTTCGTGGCCCTCTACCTCGTGTCGTTCATGCTCAAGACGCCCGGCCTGCTGCAGGCCCCGGGCTCCAATAATCCGAAGACGCCGGCCGCGATGCCGACCGCCGTCTTCCCCGATCTTCTCGGGCCGTCGTTCAACCTGCACTGGGGCTTCGTCTTCGTGATCGCGGCCACCGTCTACGTCTGGTACCTGCTCAACCGCTCCAAGCTCGGTTTCCAGTTCCGCGCCGTCGGAGAGAATCCCAATGCGGCCAGAGTGGCGGGCATCAGCGTGAACAAGATGTACATCTACGCCATGCTGTTCTCTGGCGGACTCGTGGGACTCGCCGGTGTGGCGCAGGTGCTCGGCACCGTGACCACGGGCTTCGGCTCCGGCATCGACGCGGGCATCGGATTCGACGCGATCACCGTCGCCCTGCTCGGCCGGTCCAAGCCCTGGGGCATCTTCTTCGCGGGAATCCTGTTCGGGGCATTCAAGGCCGGTGGCTTCGCCATGCAGGCGTCGGAGGGCATCCCGATCGATATCGTCGTGGTCATCCAGTCGCTGATCGTGCTGTTCATCGCGGCGCCTCCTCTGGTGCGTGCCGTCTTCCGTCTTCCGAAGCCGAGCGGCGTGAAGCTGTTCAGGGCACGCTCCGTGCGAGCGGCGGTGACAAAGTGA
- a CDS encoding ABC transporter permease, with translation MLPALEKTVVKSWKSPIAFGVFSIIAILLFVVFGRQGTSGFRLSTESDFVQIPTIQAPTYATGIVLTVLMVALAGYSAFLVSRSRPVRLWITVVFALLFLVAFLTWASADATIPVPGLLVGAVGLSVPLVFGALGGVISERVGVVNVAIEGQLLAGAFVSAVVASVTGQPVLGLLSAMAAGVLVSFVLAAFSIKYFVDQVIVGVVLNVLVTGLTSFLYSQVLTKNTDLLNNSATIRLPRLPIPGLSEIPLIGPVFFRQTIIVYILYIAVAVVFFALFKTRWGLRLRAVGEHPQAADTVGINVARTRFWNVSLAGAIAGLGGAYFTMGSVGSFNKEMTAGAGFIALAAVIFGRWDPIRATLAALLFGFASNLQSVLSIIGSPVPSEFMLMLPYLVTIFAVAGVVGRVRGPAASGKPYIKS, from the coding sequence CTGCTGCCGGCTCTCGAGAAGACCGTCGTCAAAAGCTGGAAGTCGCCGATCGCGTTCGGCGTGTTCTCGATCATCGCGATCCTGCTCTTCGTGGTCTTCGGTCGCCAGGGCACCAGCGGCTTCCGCCTGTCCACCGAGTCCGATTTCGTTCAGATCCCCACCATCCAGGCGCCGACCTATGCGACCGGCATCGTTCTGACGGTGCTGATGGTTGCGCTGGCGGGCTACAGCGCTTTCCTCGTGTCGAGAAGCCGCCCGGTGCGACTGTGGATCACCGTGGTGTTCGCCCTGCTCTTTCTCGTCGCCTTCCTCACCTGGGCATCCGCCGATGCCACCATTCCGGTGCCAGGACTGCTCGTGGGCGCTGTCGGTCTCAGCGTTCCGCTCGTCTTCGGTGCGCTCGGTGGCGTGATCTCAGAGCGGGTGGGCGTGGTCAACGTGGCCATCGAGGGTCAGCTGCTCGCCGGCGCCTTCGTTTCGGCCGTGGTGGCGTCTGTCACGGGCCAGCCCGTGCTCGGTCTGCTTTCGGCGATGGCAGCCGGTGTGCTCGTCTCGTTCGTGCTCGCGGCGTTCTCGATCAAGTACTTCGTAGACCAGGTGATCGTGGGCGTCGTGCTGAACGTGCTCGTCACGGGCCTGACGAGCTTCTTGTACTCTCAGGTGCTCACGAAGAACACCGATCTCCTGAACAACAGCGCCACGATCCGCCTGCCGAGGCTCCCCATTCCGGGGCTCAGCGAGATTCCCCTCATCGGACCCGTCTTCTTCCGGCAGACGATCATCGTCTACATCCTCTACATCGCCGTGGCCGTGGTGTTCTTCGCGCTGTTCAAGACGCGCTGGGGCCTTCGACTGCGAGCGGTCGGCGAGCACCCCCAGGCGGCAGACACCGTCGGCATCAACGTGGCGCGCACCCGGTTCTGGAACGTGTCGCTCGCCGGCGCGATCGCCGGCCTAGGCGGGGCGTACTTCACGATGGGAAGCGTGGGGTCGTTCAATAAGGAGATGACGGCAGGCGCCGGATTCATCGCGCTGGCCGCCGTGATCTTCGGCCGCTGGGATCCCATTCGGGCCACTCTCGCGGCGCTCCTCTTCGGGTTCGCGTCCAACCTGCAGAGTGTGCTGTCGATCATCGGCTCGCCCGTGCCCAGCGAGTTCATGCTGATGCTGCCGTACCTCGTGACGATCTTCGCGGTGGCGGGGGTGGTCGGTCGTGTGCGGGGACCAGCCGCATCCGGCAAGCCGTACATAAAGTCATAG
- a CDS encoding cytidine deaminase — protein MKNAYVPYSKFPVGVAALVDDGRVISGCNVENASYGLTLCAECALVSSLHMTGGGRLVAFTCVDGDGNALMPCGRCRQLLFEHSTPGMLLQTVSGIRTIDEVLPDAFGPRTLQAYVETH, from the coding sequence ATGAAGAACGCCTACGTTCCGTATTCCAAGTTCCCGGTGGGGGTCGCCGCCCTGGTCGACGATGGGAGGGTGATCTCGGGCTGCAACGTCGAGAACGCCAGCTACGGGCTGACGCTCTGCGCGGAGTGCGCCCTCGTCTCCTCGCTGCATATGACGGGCGGTGGCCGCCTCGTGGCCTTCACCTGCGTCGACGGCGACGGCAACGCCCTCATGCCCTGCGGTCGCTGCCGCCAGCTGCTCTTCGAACATTCCACTCCGGGAATGCTTCTGCAGACGGTGTCGGGCATCCGCACCATCGACGAGGTTCTGCCGGATGCCTTCGGGCCGCGCACGCTGCAGGCGTACGTCGAGACCCACTAG
- a CDS encoding thymidine phosphorylase encodes MSESFDAIDLIRTKRDHGALSTPQIDWLVDAYTRGFVGNEQMAAMAMAIVLNGMERQEIRDLTLAMIASGERMSFAGLGKVTVDKHSTGGVGDKITLPLMPLVASFGVAVPQLSGRGLGHTGGTLDKLESIPGWRADISNDEMFAQLRDVGGVICAAGSGLAPADKKLYALRDITGTVEAIPLIASSIMSKKIAEGTDSLVLDVKFGSGAFMVDIEKSRELARTMVDLGNDAGVATTALLTDMNVPLGLTIGNANEVRESVEVLAGGGPADVVELTVSLAREMLRLAGQPDADVEAALKDGRAMDTWRRVIEAQGGDPDAALPVAQETHVVTADRDGVLLTQEALPFGIAAWRLGAGRARAQDPVQHAAGIELHAKPGDTVRAGQPLFTLSADEPDRFDRALEAVEGAWSIGDAASWSPRGPLVVERIE; translated from the coding sequence GTGTCTGAATCCTTCGACGCCATCGACCTCATCCGTACCAAACGCGACCACGGTGCACTCAGCACCCCGCAGATCGACTGGCTGGTCGATGCGTACACCCGCGGCTTCGTGGGCAACGAGCAGATGGCGGCCATGGCGATGGCCATCGTGCTGAACGGCATGGAGCGCCAGGAGATCCGTGACCTCACGCTCGCGATGATCGCCTCGGGTGAGCGAATGAGTTTTGCGGGCCTCGGCAAAGTGACCGTCGACAAGCATTCGACCGGGGGAGTCGGCGACAAGATCACGCTGCCGCTCATGCCGCTCGTCGCCTCGTTCGGGGTCGCCGTTCCTCAGCTCTCCGGTCGTGGCCTCGGTCACACCGGGGGAACCCTCGACAAGCTCGAGAGCATCCCCGGCTGGCGGGCGGACATCTCGAACGACGAGATGTTCGCGCAGTTGCGCGACGTGGGCGGGGTGATCTGTGCCGCAGGCTCGGGACTGGCCCCGGCCGACAAGAAGCTCTACGCGCTGCGCGACATCACGGGCACGGTCGAGGCCATCCCCCTGATCGCCTCGAGCATCATGTCGAAGAAGATCGCCGAGGGAACCGACTCGCTGGTGCTCGACGTCAAGTTCGGCTCTGGTGCCTTCATGGTCGACATCGAGAAATCCAGGGAACTCGCCCGTACCATGGTCGACCTCGGCAACGATGCGGGCGTCGCGACGACCGCCCTGCTCACCGACATGAATGTACCGCTGGGCCTCACCATCGGCAACGCCAACGAGGTGCGGGAGTCCGTCGAGGTTCTGGCGGGCGGAGGGCCGGCCGACGTCGTGGAGCTCACCGTCTCGCTCGCGCGGGAGATGCTGCGCCTCGCGGGCCAGCCCGACGCCGATGTCGAGGCCGCCTTGAAGGACGGACGAGCGATGGACACCTGGCGCCGAGTCATCGAGGCGCAGGGCGGCGACCCGGATGCGGCGCTGCCGGTCGCACAGGAAACCCACGTCGTGACGGCCGATCGCGACGGAGTTCTGCTGACCCAGGAGGCGCTTCCCTTCGGCATCGCAGCGTGGCGGCTCGGCGCAGGAAGGGCGCGGGCGCAGGACCCGGTTCAGCACGCCGCGGGCATCGAGCTGCATGCCAAGCCCGGCGACACCGTAAGGGCCGGACAACCGCTCTTCACCCTCTCGGCCGACGAACCCGATCGTTTCGATCGTGCGCTGGAGGCCGTGGAGGGCGCCTGGAGCATCGGTGACGCCGCATCCTGGAGCCCGCGCGGTCCCCTCGTCGTCGAGCGCATCGAGTAG
- a CDS encoding WXG100 family type VII secretion target, protein MAVYGADVAQLRALAKQFRRASEELLNSTSTVTTAVNSTAAWRGPDAGQFRSSWNTEQTSKISSAVRALDQASEALVRNAQEQETASTVGTTGSGGSGGSAGSGGSNSPSSGSSPDTGDIDHNVPRPDIAGNTGDLSDPPRHRADDGPRHSAGDPPTRSGYGTSTGAGKWTDEDTDGSYSFGGGQADASSGTTYGPDGAVSHDANSEALWGAGAGTRGSSDDLPLGMSSSGTADAFVGGYTTADAHAGIDENGQANASASAGGFFGGEASAGGRLESGSGSSVGGSVGTMVGVQANAAVGGSIGDHGISANAGVQAMAGASATAAADMDVAGVDLGGSVTGYAGAGVVANADAALTYDDVHLSLDFGVAYGLGLGGGLDVSFSPKDALKSAGIDFDW, encoded by the coding sequence ATGGCCGTTTACGGTGCCGATGTCGCACAGCTCAGGGCGCTCGCCAAACAATTCCGGCGCGCATCCGAGGAGCTGCTGAACTCGACGAGCACCGTCACGACGGCCGTGAACAGCACGGCCGCCTGGCGAGGGCCCGACGCCGGACAGTTCCGTTCGAGTTGGAACACGGAACAGACGTCGAAGATCTCGTCGGCGGTGAGGGCACTCGACCAGGCCAGCGAGGCCCTGGTGCGCAACGCGCAGGAGCAGGAGACGGCGAGCACGGTGGGCACGACCGGTTCAGGCGGGTCAGGCGGGTCAGCCGGCTCCGGAGGATCGAATTCGCCGAGCTCGGGATCGTCACCAGATACCGGCGACATCGACCACAACGTTCCGCGACCCGACATCGCCGGCAATACGGGGGACCTCTCGGATCCGCCGCGCCACCGCGCCGACGATGGCCCGCGCCATTCGGCGGGCGATCCCCCCACCCGTTCTGGCTACGGCACCTCGACGGGCGCCGGCAAGTGGACCGATGAGGACACGGACGGCAGCTACAGCTTCGGCGGCGGACAGGCGGACGCCAGTTCGGGAACGACCTACGGCCCCGACGGCGCGGTGTCGCACGATGCCAACTCCGAGGCTCTGTGGGGTGCGGGCGCGGGGACGCGAGGCTCGAGCGACGATCTGCCCTTGGGCATGTCGTCATCGGGCACCGCTGATGCGTTCGTCGGCGGTTACACGACCGCGGACGCTCACGCCGGCATCGACGAGAACGGGCAGGCGAACGCCTCGGCGAGCGCGGGCGGGTTCTTCGGCGGTGAGGCGAGTGCAGGGGGACGCCTGGAGAGCGGCTCCGGTTCCTCGGTCGGAGGCTCCGTCGGCACGATGGTCGGAGTGCAGGCGAACGCCGCCGTGGGCGGTTCAATCGGCGACCATGGCATCAGCGCCAACGCAGGAGTCCAGGCGATGGCCGGCGCCTCGGCGACGGCGGCGGCAGACATGGATGTCGCCGGCGTCGACCTCGGCGGCTCGGTGACCGGATATGCCGGGGCGGGGGTCGTGGCGAACGCCGACGCCGCGCTCACCTATGACGATGTTCACCTCAGCCTCGACTTCGGCGTCGCGTACGGGCTGGGCCTCGGCGGCGGCCTCGATGTGTCCTTCAGCCCCAAGGACGCCCTGAAGAGCGCCGGCATCGACTTCGATTGGTAA
- a CDS encoding LpqN/LpqT family lipoprotein, which translates to MTTRISFPSADFPAPSALALELPDGWVGQPTSGTVLAAFKPGAPGEFTPNVVVTASRFGEDYELSSAITAVRANVDGIAGVSILGSETVEVAGSPGFRIEFSFDESRAGTLIQAVRVAVIANGNVVDLITVTGTATALQAQTVWGEIRAVQESLTAGE; encoded by the coding sequence GTGACGACTCGAATCTCCTTCCCCAGCGCGGATTTCCCCGCCCCGAGTGCGCTTGCGCTGGAGCTGCCGGACGGTTGGGTCGGCCAGCCCACATCCGGAACGGTACTGGCCGCGTTCAAGCCGGGCGCACCCGGTGAGTTCACCCCGAATGTCGTCGTCACAGCGTCGCGATTCGGGGAAGACTACGAGCTGTCGTCGGCGATCACAGCGGTTCGTGCCAATGTCGACGGCATTGCCGGTGTCTCCATCCTCGGTTCGGAGACGGTCGAGGTGGCCGGCTCGCCCGGCTTCCGCATCGAGTTCAGCTTCGACGAGAGCCGCGCGGGAACGCTCATCCAGGCCGTGCGTGTCGCCGTGATAGCGAATGGCAACGTCGTGGACCTGATCACGGTGACGGGAACGGCCACCGCACTGCAGGCGCAGACGGTGTGGGGCGAGATCCGGGCCGTGCAAGAGAGTCTGACGGCCGGCGAGTGA
- a CDS encoding adenosine deaminase, with the protein MNDSREHYTLADGRTGINALPKISLHDHLDGGLRPRTIIELADSIGLEIPKTDAAELGEWFENSADSGSLVSYLSTFDVTVGVMQTTEGLSRVAREFVQDLAADGVIYGEVRWAPEQHVGKGLSLDETVEAVQAGIEQGIDDAKNEGKRVRVGQLVTAMRHADRGLEIAQLAVRHRERGVVGFDIAGAELGFPAGNHRVAFDYLAENYFPVTVHAGEADGLDSIRGALFDGRALRLGHGVRLAEDISIESSDDENTFVTIGRLAQWVKDREIALELSPSSNLQTGAIEAWGDEIEDHPFDLLYQLGFAVTVNTDNRLMSNTSISRELSLLSDAFGYDLDDLEVFQLNAAAAAFLPLDERQDLADAITSGFGRA; encoded by the coding sequence ATGAACGACTCTCGAGAGCACTACACGCTGGCCGACGGCCGCACCGGCATCAACGCCCTCCCCAAGATCTCCCTCCACGACCACCTCGATGGGGGCCTCCGGCCCCGCACCATCATCGAACTCGCCGACTCGATCGGTCTCGAAATTCCGAAGACGGATGCGGCCGAGCTGGGCGAGTGGTTCGAGAACTCGGCCGACTCCGGTTCGCTCGTGAGCTACCTCTCGACGTTCGACGTGACCGTGGGTGTGATGCAGACGACCGAGGGTCTCAGCCGGGTCGCCCGTGAGTTCGTGCAAGACCTGGCAGCCGACGGGGTCATCTACGGCGAGGTGCGCTGGGCGCCGGAACAGCACGTCGGCAAGGGGCTCTCGCTCGATGAGACCGTCGAGGCAGTGCAGGCCGGTATCGAGCAGGGCATCGACGACGCGAAGAACGAGGGAAAGCGCGTTCGCGTAGGTCAGCTCGTCACGGCCATGCGGCACGCCGACCGTGGCCTCGAGATCGCCCAGTTGGCCGTCAGGCACCGCGAGCGCGGCGTCGTGGGCTTCGACATCGCCGGCGCTGAACTCGGATTTCCGGCGGGCAATCACCGCGTGGCCTTCGACTATCTCGCCGAGAACTACTTTCCGGTCACCGTGCACGCAGGCGAGGCCGACGGGCTCGACAGCATCAGGGGCGCCCTCTTCGACGGCCGCGCGCTGCGGCTCGGCCACGGCGTTCGCCTTGCAGAAGACATCAGCATCGAATCGAGCGACGACGAGAACACATTCGTCACGATCGGCAGGCTCGCGCAGTGGGTGAAAGATCGGGAGATCGCACTCGAGCTCTCCCCATCGTCGAACCTGCAGACCGGCGCGATCGAGGCGTGGGGCGACGAGATCGAAGACCACCCCTTCGACCTGCTCTACCAGCTCGGCTTCGCGGTCACGGTCAACACCGACAACCGACTGATGAGCAACACGTCGATCAGTCGCGAGCTCTCGTTGCTCTCGGACGCGTTCGGCTACGACCTCGACGACCTCGAGGTCTTCCAGCTCAACGCCGCGGCCGCCGCATTCCTACCGCTCGACGAGCGTCAAGACCTGGCCGATGCGATCACGTCGGGCTTCGGACGCGCGTAG
- a CDS encoding PTS sugar transporter subunit IIA produces the protein MRLAPVPDEGIHLRAHADDWRQAVHLAGQALVDTGATRPEYTERMVQAVDEFGAYIVIAPGFALAHARPGSDVLRDGCAVVTLDQAVPFGHPSNDPVSVVLAIAAIDADDHVGAVSELATVLADPGAIVALAAASSGSEVRAILRGSHGHS, from the coding sequence ATGCGCCTCGCGCCCGTGCCCGACGAGGGGATCCACCTGCGTGCGCACGCGGACGACTGGCGCCAAGCGGTTCACCTCGCCGGCCAGGCCCTCGTCGACACGGGTGCGACGCGCCCGGAGTACACCGAGCGTATGGTGCAAGCGGTCGACGAGTTCGGCGCCTACATCGTCATTGCTCCCGGCTTCGCCCTCGCGCACGCCCGACCGGGATCCGACGTGCTGCGTGACGGATGTGCCGTCGTGACGCTCGATCAAGCGGTGCCGTTCGGCCACCCGAGCAACGACCCCGTCTCCGTGGTCCTGGCGATCGCAGCGATCGACGCCGATGATCACGTCGGCGCGGTGTCAGAGCTGGCCACCGTGCTCGCCGACCCCGGGGCCATCGTGGCCCTTGCCGCAGCGAGTTCGGGCTCCGAAGTACGCGCGATCCTGCGTGGGAGCCACGGTCACTCGTAG
- a CDS encoding PTS sugar transporter subunit IIB → MKIVTFCGAGIGTSAILKVNAERALARLGIDARIEATDVAGLAVASEDAQVILASPELVKFIGKTYADVVVIENYFDLDELTTKLEAALG, encoded by the coding sequence ATGAAGATCGTGACGTTCTGCGGTGCCGGAATCGGAACGTCGGCCATCCTGAAGGTGAATGCCGAGCGGGCCCTTGCGAGGCTCGGTATCGACGCGCGTATCGAGGCGACAGATGTGGCCGGGCTCGCGGTCGCCTCCGAGGATGCCCAGGTGATTCTCGCCTCGCCCGAGCTCGTGAAGTTCATCGGCAAGACGTACGCAGACGTCGTGGTGATCGAAAACTACTTCGATCTCGACGAGCTGACGACGAAGCTCGAGGCTGCGCTGGGCTGA